Proteins encoded within one genomic window of Oryza brachyantha chromosome 7, ObraRS2, whole genome shotgun sequence:
- the LOC102722314 gene encoding ribonuclease 1: MKLAVIAVALLLPLVAGVADFDFFYLVQQWPGSFCDTQTGCCFPDTGKPAPEFGIHGLWPNYAKCRAAGPELVEDVAMVVDGTTAAVDAVERRQKCWPENCDDRNPLKPWEIKDLVAELDANWPTLSCKSGRSMEFWSYEWKKHGTCSGMGQHEYFAAALELKKRHSLAAILADAGVVPSDNESYFLSSIRDAIAGATGAVPNLECNRDASGETQLFQVYQCVDRSAKKLVDCQLPMQGKCRDRVKLPTF, translated from the exons ATGAAGCTCGCCGtgatcgccgtcgcgctcctcctccctctcgtcgccggcgtcgccgatTTCGACTTCTTCTACCTCGTCCAGCAG TGGCCTGGCTCGTTCTGCGACACGCAGACGGGATGCTGCTTCCCAGACACCGGCAAGCCGGCGCCGGAGTTCGGCATCCACGGGCTATGGCCCAACTACGCCAAgtgccgcgccgccggacCCGAGCTCGTCGAGGACGTGGCGATGGTGGTCGACGGCACCACGGcggccgtcgacgccgtcgagcGGCGGCAGAAGTGCTGGCCGGAGAACTGCGACGACCGCAACCCGCTGAAGCCGTGGGAGATCAAGGACCTGGTGGCGGAGCTCGACGCGAACTGGCCGACGCTGTCGTGCAAGAGCGGCCGGAGCATGGAGTTCTGGAGCTACGAGTGGAAGAAGCACGGCACCTGCTCCGGCATGGGCCAGCACGAGTacttcgcggcggcgctggagctCAAGAAGCGGCACAGCCTCGCCGccatcctcgccgacgccggcgtcgtgcCGTCCGACAACGAGAGCTACTTCCTCAGCAGCATCCgcgacgccatcgccggcgcgaCGGGGGCGGTGCCCAACCTCGAGTGCAACCGCGACGCGTCCGGCGAGACGCAGCTGTTCCAGGTGTACCAGTGCGTCGACCGCTCCGCGAAGAAGCTCGTCGACTGCCAGCTCCCCATGCAGGGCAAGTGCCGCGACAGGGTCAAGCTGCCCACGTTCTAG
- the LOC102722595 gene encoding malate dehydrogenase, chloroplastic-like translates to MASAAMSTLNLISSSPLNKQLRHGAGATVDADHVNGFSSARPAPPMCCSSSSRWQAVKMRPRLRPWRRAGSRVVAQAGSYKVAILGAAGGIGQPLSLLIKMSPLVSALHLYDIANVNGVTADLGHCNSPARVAGFAGKEELAGCLDGVDVVVIPAGVPRKPGMTRDDLFGINAGIVRELVEAVADHAPGALVHVITNPVNSTVPIAAEVLKRKGVYDPRKLFGVTTLDVVRANTFVAEKKGLPLADVDVPVVGGHAAATILPLLSKARPKTSFTDEEVEELTARIQNAGTEVVEAKAGSGSATLSMAYAAARFVEASLRGLDGDADVYECAYVQCQAVPELPFFACRVRLGKDGVEEVAAAELRGLTEFEARALEALKPQLRASIDKGVAYAQQLPAVATG, encoded by the coding sequence ATGGCGTCGGCTGCAATGTCTACTCTGAACCTGATCAGTTCGTCTCCTCTGAACAAGCAGCTCCGACATGGAGCTGGAGCCACCGTCGATGCAGACCACGTCAATGGCTTCAGCTCGGCAAGGCCAGCTCCACCGATGTGCTGCTCCTCCAGCTCTCGCTGGCAAGCGGTCAAGATGAGACCAAGActgcggccatggcggcgcgcCGGAAGCCGGGTCGTCGCGCAGGCCGGCAGCTACAAGGTGGCCATCCTTGGCGCCGCCGGAGGGATCGGGCAGCCGCTCTCGCTCCTGATCAAGATGTCGCCGCTCGTGTCGGCGCTGCACCTGTACGACATTGCCAACGTCAATGGTGTCACTGCTGATCTTGGCCATTGCAACAGCCCCGCGAGGGTCGCTGGCTTcgccgggaaggaggagctcGCCGGCTGCCTGGATGGTGTggacgtcgtcgtcatccCCGCCGGCGTGCCGAGGAAGCCCGGCATGACGCGGGATGACCTGTTCGGCATCAACGCCGGCATCGTGAGGGAGCTCGTCGAGGCCGTGGCGGACCACGCGCCGGGGGCGCTCGTGCACGTGATCACCAACCCGGTGAACTCCACCGTCCCGATCGCCGCCGAGGTGCTGAAGCGGAAGGGCGTGTACGACCCGAGGAAGCTGTTCGGCGTCACGACGCTCGACGTCGTGCGCGCCAACACGTTCGTCGCGGAGAAGAAGGGCCTCCCGCTGGCCGACGTCGACGTCCCGGTCGTCGGCGGGCACGCGGCGGCCACCATCCTCCCTCTGCTGTCCAAGGCGAGGCCGAAGACATCGTTCACCGACGAGGAGGTCGAGGAGCTGACCGCCCGGATCCAGAACGCCGGcacggaggtggtggaggccaAGGCCGGGTCCGGGTCGGCCACGCTGTCGATGGcgtacgcggcggcgaggttcGTCGAGGCGTCGCTGCGCGggctcgacggcgacgccgacgtgTACGAGTGCGCGTACGTGCAGTGCCAGGCGGTGCCGGAGCTGCCGTTCTTCGCGTGCAGGGTGAGGCTCGGCAAGGACGGCGtcgaggaggtggcggcggcggagctgagGGGGCTCACGGAGTTCGAGGCGCGCGCACTGGAGGCGCTGAAGCCGCAGCTCAGGGCGAGCATCGACAAGGGCGTCGCCTACGCGCAGCAgctgccggcggtggcgacgggatga
- the LOC102722877 gene encoding probable glucomannan 4-beta-mannosyltransferase 7, whose translation MEAGEIGGAAVFALAAAAALAAAVSLGAVDFTHPFAVGAGAGAFEWDGVIPWLIGVFGVGGRSAAAEEAGGVLSLGMAYELWVRVRGGVIAPTLQVAVWVCMVMSVMLVVEATYNSAVSLGVKAIGWRPEWRFKWEPLAGADEEKGSGEYPMVMVQIPMYNELEVYKLSIGAACELNWPKDRIIVQVLDDSTDPFIKNLVELECESWTSKGVNIKYAIRSSRKGFKAGALKKGMECDYAKQCEYIAIFDADFQPEPDFLLRTVPFLMHNPNVALVQARWAFVNHTTSLLTRVQKMFFDYHFKVEQEAGSATFAFFSFNGTAGVWRTAAINEAGGWKDRTTVEDMDLAVRASLKGWKFIYVGDIRVKSELPSTYGAYCRQQFRWACGGANLFRKIAVDVLVAKDVSLLKKFYMLYSFFLVRRVVAPTVACILYNIIVPISVMIPELFIPIWGVAYIPMALLIITAIRNPRNLHIMPFWILFESVMTLLRMRAALTGLLELSGFNQWIVTKKVGSNFEGTDAPLLQKNRKRLRDRINFPEIVFSVFLIFCASYNLIFHGKTSYYFNLYLQGLAFLLLGFNFTGNFACCH comes from the exons ATGGAGGCGGGAGAaatcggcggcgccgccgtcttcgcgctcgccgccgccgccgccctcgccgccgcggtctcCCTCGGCGCCGTCGACTTCACCCACCCCTTCGCTG TTGGTGCCGGCGCGGGGGCGTTCGAGTGGGACGGGGTGATTCCGTGGCTGATCGGGGTGTTCGGCGTCGGCGGgcgctccgccgcggcggaggaggcggggggcGTGCTGTCGCTGGGGATGGCGTACGAGCTGTGGGTGCGGGTGCGCGGCGGGGTGATCGCGCCGACGCTGCAGGTGGCGGTGTGGGTGTGCATGGTGATGTCGGTGATGCTGGTGGTGGAGGCCACGTACAACAGCGCGGTCAGCCTCGGGGTCAAGGCCATCGGGTGGCGGCCGGAGTGGAGGTTCAAGTGGGagcccctcgccggcgccgatgaGGAGAAGGGGAGCGGGGAATATCCCATGGTCATGGTCCAGATACCCATGTACAATGAGCTGGAG GTGTACAAGCTGTCAATTGGAGCAGCATGTGAGCTCAACTGGCCAAAGGATAGGATAATTGTCCAGGTGCTCGATGATTCCACCGATCCATTTATCAAG AATTTGGTGGAGCTTGAATGTGAGAGTTGGACAAGCAAAGGTGTAAACATCAAGTATGCCATAAGAAGCAGCCGCAAGGGGTTTAAGGCAGGAGCCCTGAAGAAAGGAATGGAATGCGACTATGCCAAGCAGTGCGAATATATTGCCATATTTGACGCCGATTTCCAGCCTGAACCAGATTTCCTGCTCCGAACTGTTCCATTCCTCATGCACAACCCAAATGTCGCCCTTGTTCAAGCTCGGTGGGCCTTCG TGAATCACACCACAAGCCTGTTGACAAGGGTACAGAAGATGTTTTTTGATTACCACTTCAAGGTTGAGCAGGAAGCTGGATCAGCAACCTTTGCCTTCTTCAGCTTTAATG GAACTGCTGGAGTGTGGCGCACAGCAGCCATCAATGAGGCAGGAGGCTGGAAGGACCGCACTACAGTTGAAGACATGGACTTGGCAGTTCGAGCATCCCTAAAGGGCTGGAAATTTATCTATGTTGGGGATATCAGA GTTAAGAGCGAACTGCCATCCACTTATGGAGCCTACTGTCGACAGCAATTTCGGTGGGCCTGCGGTGGTGCAAACTTATTCAGGAAAATAGCAGTGGATGTTTTGGTGGCCAAG GATGTATCACTCCTCAAGAAGTTCTATATGCTCTATAGCTTCTTTTTGGTGCGGAGAGTTGTAGCCCCTACCGTTGCCTGCATTCTTTACAACATCATAGTCCCTATATCAGTCATGATACCAGAGCTATTCATACCAATCTGGGGTGTTGCCTACATTCCTATGGCGCTTCTGATTATCACAGCTATAAGAAATCCAAG AAATCTACACATAATGCcattttggattttatttGAGAGTGTGATGACCTTGCTTCGCATGAGAGCTGCACTGACTGGCCTACTGGAATTATCTGGGTTTAACCAGTGGATTGTGACAAAGAAGGTAGGGAGCAATTTTGAGGGCACTGATGCTCCTTTACTTCAAAAAAACCGGAAGAGGTTAAGAGATAG AATTAATTTTCCTGAGATTGTATTTTCGGTGTTCCTCATCTTCTGTGCGTCGTATAACCTCATCTTCCATGGGAAAACTAGCTACTATTTTAACCTCTATCTCCAAGGATTGGCATTTTTACTTCTAGGGTTCAACTTCACTGGCAATTTTGCCTGCTGCCATTGA
- the LOC102722881 gene encoding DCN1-like protein 2, whose product MAWPTGACPAAFQAYQKYYGIVSAFSNNNTREGLAEFSQAIDRMEGLRDAIFNDIPKLMSTLDLDDALRFSIFYDFVFFISRENGQKNISVQRAVVAWRMVLSGRFRLLDRWCNFVEKYQRYNITEDVWQQLLAFSRCVNEDLEGYDPTGAWPVLVDDFVEHMHRNYSSCDCSSAMESQLSISNTFGGINPLPGSKRKCATHLKSNEDVDLSDNFTRSVHLAPLKRLKGSPVITKYGVWEYNAGTPLVHSPDYCEDTNLHNPRGCLQNSPSIVEDCLSKGFDGCISMKCSF is encoded by the exons ATGGCCTGGCCCACGGGCGCCTGCCCCGCGGCCTTCCAGGCGTACCAGAAGTACTACG GTATTGTATCAGCATTTTCAAACAATAACACACGAGAAGGATTGGCTGAGTTTTCACAAGCTATAGATCGCATGGAAGGATTAAG GGATGCGATATTTAATGACATCCCCAAGCTCATGTCAACTCTTGACTTA GATGATGCTCTCCGATTCAGTATCTTCTATGATTTTGTCTTCTTCATTTCCCGGGAAAATGGCCAAAAGAACATCT CTGTTCAGAGAGCTGTGGTAGCATGGAGGATGGTTCTAAGTGGGAGGTTTCGGTTGCTTGACAGGTGGTGTAACTTTGTTGAG AAGTACCAACGTTACAACATAACGGAGGATGTCTGGCAGCAGCTGCTAGCTTTCAGCAGATGTGTAAATGAAGATCTGGAAGGTTATGATCCAACAG GTGCTTGGCCTGTTCTTGTTGATGATTTTGTGGAGCATATGCACAG AAATTATAGCTCCTGTGATTGCTCCAGTGCGATGGAATCACAATTGAGCATTTCCAATACATTTGGAG GAATAAATCCATTACCTGGATCAAAGAGGAAATGCGCTACTCATCTTAAATCTAATGAGGATGTGGACCTTTCGGATAATTTTACGCGCTCTGTCCATCTTGCGCCACTGAAAAGGCTGAAGGGAAGTCCTGTCATTACTAAGTATGGAGTTTGGGAATACAATGCAGGTACTCCTTTGGTTCACAGTCCAGATTATTGTGAAGACACAAATTTGCACAACCCAAGAGGTTGTCTTCAGAACTCACCATCTATTGTTGAGGATTGTTTGTCAAAAGGATTTGATGGTTGCATTTCAATGAAATGCTCCTTTTAG
- the LOC102699325 gene encoding transcription elongation factor 1 homolog, with protein MGKRKSAAKPPPKKRMDKLDTVFSCPFCNHGSSVECRIDMKNLIGEASCRICQENFSTTVNALTEPIDIYSEWIDECERVNNVEDEDGA; from the exons ATGGGAAAGAGAAAGTCCGCGGCTAAGCCACCACCTAAGAAGAGGATGGACAAGCTTGATACAGTATTTTCCTGCCCATTCTGCAATCATGGCAGTAGTGTTGAATGCCGGAT TGATATGAAGAATCTGATCGGCGAGGCTTCTTGTAGAATCTGTCAGGAAAACTTCAGCACCACTGTCAATG CACTGACTGAACCAATTGATAT ATATAGTGAATGGATCGATGAGTGCGAGCGTGTCAACAATGTCGAAGACGAGGATGGTGCATGA
- the LOC121054981 gene encoding E3 ubiquitin-protein ligase RNF181 homolog, which produces MASANGGERAAAGILRLLLGMGMMGPSVAMPGGGGGAEVMMVQHIIIGDGGGDLFSAGLGGGVPPASKAAIASLKEVRAGEAEEGSLGDCAICLDAFDAGKEMPCGHRFHGECLDRWLGVHGSCPVCRRELPAAEPAAEQQNGGAGADAGERRRPRAVLVSYLVLGDGGGGGEERQEPWNIRIEDVD; this is translated from the coding sequence ATGGCctcggcgaacggcggcgaacgcgcggcggcgggcatcCTGCGGCTGCTCCTGGGGATGGGCATGATGGGGCCCTCCGTGGCAATGCCGGGCGGGGGTGGCGGTGCCGAGGTCATGATGGTGCAGCACATCatcatcggcgacggcggcggtgacctGTTCTCCGCCGGGCTCGGCGGAGGGGTCCCACCGGCGTCGAAGGCGGCGATCGCTTCGCTGAAGGAGGTGAGggccggggaggcggaggagggctcGCTCGGGGACTGCGCGATATGCCTGGACGCGTTCGACGCCGGGAAGGAGATGCCGTGCGGGCACCGGTTCCACGGGGAGTGCCTCGACCGGTGGCTGGGCGTGCACGGCAGCTGCCCCGTCTGCCGCCGCGAGCTTCCCGCGGCGGaaccggcggcggagcagcagaacggcggcgccggcgcggacgCCGGGGAGAGGCGGAGGCCGAGGGCCGTGCTGGTGAGCTACCTGGTGctgggagacggcggcggcggtggcgaggagaGGCAGGAGCCATGGAACATTAGGATAGAAGACGTGGATTAA